In one window of Gossypium arboreum isolate Shixiya-1 chromosome 4, ASM2569848v2, whole genome shotgun sequence DNA:
- the LOC108485980 gene encoding uncharacterized protein LOC108485980, with product MVGPSYVKTLLPFQAFSMKSPSSSALSSMKIKTLTQTLIYAQVSRLIRAFSNAKSLVIHIYKENNPIKYLISNSKTTKKKHKHKKLFFGSFRLHYNWCSSHVAPVPAPVLQTHLYYDSTWNSVISTEQCDDDRVEAQLSGYLQWLEEKKVNGAETDINEIDKLAEIFIADCYEKFRLEKQESYRRFQEMMARSM from the coding sequence ATGGTTGGTCCCTCCTACGTTAAAACATTGCTCCCCTTTCAAGCCTTCTCAATGAAATCACCATCTTCTTCTGCCTTAAGCTCAATGAAGATTAAAACCCTAACTCAAACCCTCATCTATGCTCAAGTTAGTCGTCTCATTCGGGCATTCTCTAACGCCAAATCCCTTGTCATTCATATCTATAAAGAAAACAATCCTATAAAGTATCTCATTTCCAATTCAAAGACCACAAAAAAGAAGCACAAGCACAAGAAACTATTCTTCGGTTCATTTAGGCTACACTATAATTGGTGCTCTTCTCATGTTGCACCAGTTCCAGCTCCAGTTCTACAAACACATTTGTACTATGATTCCACGTGGAATTCTGTTATTTCAACGGAGCAATGTGATGATGATAGGGTGGAAGCTCAGCTTTCGGGTTATCTTCAATGGCTAGAAGAAAAGAAGGTTAATGGGGCTGAGACTGATATAAATGAGATTGATAAACTAGCAGAGATATTCATTGCCGATTGTTATGAAAAGTTTAGGTTGGAGAAGCAGGAGTCTTACAGGAGATTCCAGGAAATGATGGCTAGAAGCATGTGA